One region of Labrus mixtus chromosome 1, fLabMix1.1, whole genome shotgun sequence genomic DNA includes:
- the LOC132979461 gene encoding gastrula zinc finger protein XlCGF8.2DB-like — translation METGVDGEDCGGAEPERDSDPERRLQPETEVETEDSGEPETDDSDDWKETREDLSELNLKNKKLKTGKRPHSCSECGKRFNQKGNLTRHMLVHKGEKPYSCSVCSKSFTRRGNLTTHMLVHKGEKPFSCSVCSKSFTRRGNLTTHMLVHKGEKPYSCSVCSKSFTRRGNLTRHMLVHTGEKPLSCSVCSKSFTLREYLTTHMLVHTGDKPLSCSVCSKSFTLRQHLTRHMLVHIGEKPFSCSVCSKSFNQKPHLTTHMLVHTGEKAFSCSVCSKSFTQRQHLTTHMLVHT, via the coding sequence atggaaacaggagttgatggagaggactgtggaggagcagaaccagagagagactcagatccagagagacgtttacaaccagagactgaggtcGAGACTGAAGACTCTGGTGAAcctgagactgatgacagtgatgattggaaagagacaagagaagatctgtcagaattaaacttgaaaaataagaaactaaagaCTGGTAAGAGACCACACAGCTGCTCagagtgtggtaaaagatttaaccagAAAGGGaatctgaccagacacatgttagttcataaaggagagaaaccttacagctgctctgtttgcagtaaaagctttacccgaaGAGGaaatctgaccacacacatgttagttcataaaggagagaaacctttcagctgctctgtttgcagtaaaagctttacccgaaGAGGaaatctgaccacacacatgttagttcataaaggagagaaaccttacagctgctctgtttgcagtaaaagctttacccgaaGAGGAaatctgaccagacacatgttagttcatacaggagagaaacccttgaGCTGCTccgtttgcagtaaaagctttaccctaAGAGAATAtttgaccacacacatgttagttcatacaggagacaAACCCTTGAGCTGCTccgtttgcagtaaaagctttaccctaagacaacatctgaccagacacatgttagttcatataGGAGAGAagcccttcagctgctctgtttgcagtaaaagttttaaCCAAAAACcacatctgaccacacacatgttagttcatacaggagagaaagccttcagctgctctgtttgcagtaaaagctttacccaaagacaacatctgaccacacacatgttagttcatacatga